Proteins from a single region of Pseudomonas phenolilytica:
- a CDS encoding GlxA family transcriptional regulator gives MAQENSIEIGILLYPGAQMAAVLGLSDLFAIAQRIADERPVPGALLRVSHWQQRAGDDAPVRIRDSLPGGCGAPKVLILPPSLEEPLSSEAAAPYRDWLRAQHAAGTTLASVCAGAFLLGETGLLGGRTVTTHWNYAQRLLARFADVRVDVDQLIIDADDIITAGGIMAWTDLGLRLVDRYLGAAIMIDTARMLLVDPPGRQQRYYSAFAPRLTHGDDAVLAVQHWLAETDAKDVVLADLARRAGLEARTFLRRFQKATGMTTTEYCQRLRVGRAREMLQAGRLPIERVAWEVGYGDPGAFRKVFTRIVGLTPGEYRQRFQAG, from the coding sequence ATGGCGCAGGAAAACAGCATCGAGATCGGAATACTGCTGTACCCCGGCGCGCAGATGGCGGCCGTGCTGGGCCTGAGCGATCTGTTCGCGATCGCTCAGCGCATCGCCGACGAGCGGCCGGTACCCGGCGCGTTGCTGCGTGTCAGTCATTGGCAGCAACGGGCCGGCGACGATGCGCCGGTGCGCATCCGCGATTCGTTGCCGGGCGGGTGCGGCGCGCCGAAAGTACTGATCCTGCCGCCCAGTCTGGAAGAGCCGCTTTCATCCGAGGCGGCAGCGCCTTACCGGGACTGGCTACGGGCGCAGCATGCGGCGGGCACGACGCTGGCATCAGTGTGCGCCGGCGCCTTCCTGCTTGGCGAAACCGGCTTGCTCGGCGGCCGCACCGTTACCACTCACTGGAACTACGCGCAGCGGCTGCTGGCCCGTTTTGCGGACGTTCGGGTGGATGTCGACCAGCTCATCATCGATGCCGATGACATCATCACCGCCGGCGGCATCATGGCCTGGACCGACCTGGGACTGCGCCTGGTGGACCGCTATCTCGGCGCGGCGATCATGATCGACACCGCGCGGATGTTGCTGGTCGATCCGCCGGGGCGCCAGCAGCGCTATTACAGCGCTTTCGCGCCGCGCCTGACGCATGGCGACGACGCCGTGCTCGCCGTGCAGCACTGGCTTGCCGAAACCGACGCCAAGGACGTTGTGCTCGCCGACCTGGCACGCCGCGCCGGGCTGGAGGCCCGCACCTTTCTGCGGCGCTTCCAGAAGGCCACCGGCATGACGACCACAGAATACTGCCAGCGCCTGCGCGTCGGGCGGGCGCGGGAGATGTTGCAGGCCGGCCGCCTGCCCATCGAGCGGGTCGCCTGGGAGGTCGGTTATGGCGACCCGGGGGCGTTTCGCAAGGTCTTCACGCGCATCGTCGGGCTGACCCCGGGTGAGTATCGCCAGCGCTTCCAGGCCGGCTGA
- a CDS encoding cysteine hydrolase family protein, translated as MSKRAVIVIDLQNEYTPAGKLPLTGIEAAVANAARVIDDARAKGIAVIHVRHEFAHGEKPAFTPGTDGVLIQSEVAPREGEPVVIKNHVNAFRETPLQRLLDEQNVRELVVVGAMSHMCVDAAVRAAADLGYTVTVLHDACATLDLEFGGVTVPAAQVHAAMMAALGFAYATIRSTDEYLFV; from the coding sequence ATGAGCAAACGAGCCGTCATCGTCATCGACCTGCAGAACGAATACACCCCGGCGGGCAAGCTGCCTCTGACGGGCATCGAGGCCGCCGTTGCCAACGCCGCGCGGGTTATCGACGATGCCCGTGCCAAGGGCATCGCAGTCATCCACGTCCGCCACGAATTTGCCCACGGCGAAAAACCGGCATTCACGCCCGGCACCGATGGCGTGCTGATCCAGTCCGAGGTCGCGCCGCGCGAAGGTGAGCCGGTCGTCATCAAGAACCACGTCAACGCCTTCCGCGAAACACCGCTGCAGCGCCTGCTCGATGAGCAGAACGTACGGGAACTGGTCGTCGTCGGTGCCATGAGCCACATGTGCGTCGATGCAGCGGTACGCGCCGCGGCGGACTTGGGCTACACGGTCACCGTGCTGCACGACGCCTGCGCGACGCTCGATCTGGAATTCGGTGGCGTAACGGTACCGGCCGCACAGGTCCACGCCGCGATGATGGCAGCGCTCGGCTTCGCCTACGCAACCATCCGCTCGACCGACGAATACCTGTTCGTTTGA